One region of Camelus bactrianus isolate YW-2024 breed Bactrian camel chromosome 20, ASM4877302v1, whole genome shotgun sequence genomic DNA includes:
- the ANKS1A gene encoding ankyrin repeat and SAM domain-containing protein 1A isoform X8, producing the protein MVCLFRDCWGKTSSRTLEQSVGEWLEAVGLQQYESKLLLNGFDDVRFLGSNVMEEQDLREIGISDPQHRRKLLQAARSLPKVKALGYDGNSPLSVPSWLDSLGLQDYVHSFLSSGYSSIDTVKNLWELELVNVLKVHLLGHRKRIIASLADRPYEEPPQKPPRFSQLRCQDLLSQTSSPLSQNDSCTGRSADLLLPPGDVGRRRHDSLHEPAVPSRAEHFRIQEEHREAKLTLRPPSLAAPYAPVQSWQHQPEKLIFESCGYEANYLGSMLIKDLRGTESTQDACAKMRKSTEHMKKIPTIILSITYKGVKFIDASNKNVIAEHEIRNISCAAQDPEDLCTFAYITKDLQTSHHYCHVFSTVDVNLTYEIILTLGQAFEVAYQLALQAQKSRPVGASAAEMIETKSSKPVPKPRVGVRKSAVPLPPDSRCCYCHTCTTHRPSYLPLPSVSPGVKLEPPDMEPDAQSHASVSWVVDPKPDSKRSLSTKYETTIF; encoded by the exons ATGGTTTGCTTATTCCGGGACTGCTGGGGGAAAACAA GTTCGCGGACGCTGGAGCAGAGCGTCGGGGAGTGGCTGGAGGCGGTGGGGCTGCAGCAGTATGAGAGCAAGCTGCTTCTGAATGGCTTTGACGATGTCCGCTTCCTG GGGTCTAACGTGATGGAAGAGCAAGACCTGCGGGAAATTGGCATCAGTGACCCACAGCACAGGCGGAAGTTGCTCCAGGCCGCGCGGTCCCTGCCCAAG GTGAAGGCTCTGGGCTATGATGGGAACAGCCCCCTATCTGTGCCCTCCTGGCTGGACTCCCTAGGGCTGCAGGACTACGTCCATTCCTTCCTTTCAAGTGGCTACAGCTCCATTGACACTGTGAAGAACCTCTGGGAGCTGGAGCTTGTCAAT GTGCTAAAGGTTCACCTGCTCGGCCACCGCAAGCGCATCATCGCCTCCCTCGCAGACAGACCCTACGAGGAGCCGCCCCAGAAGCCCCCACGATTTTCCCAGCTAAGA TGCCAAGACCTGCTCTCACAGACGTCATCCCCCCTGAGCCAGAATGACTCCTGCACCGGGCGATCTGCTGAcctgctgctgcctcctggggacGTAGGCAGGAGGCGGCATGACAGTCTCCATGAGCCTGCAGTACCCTCTCGAGCAGAGCACTTCAGAATCCAG GAGGAGCACCGAGAGGCCAAGCTGACCCTTCGGCCCCCCAGCCTGGCCGCCCCCTATGCCCCTGTGCAGAGTTGGCAACACCAGCCAGAGAAACTCATCTTCGAGTCCTGTGGTTATGAAGCCAAT TACCTGGGCTCCATGTTGATCAAAGACCTGCGAGGGACAGAATCCACACAAGACGCCTGTGCCAAGATGCGG AAATCCACCGAGCACATGAAGAAGATCCCCACCATCATCCTGTCCATCACCTACAAAGGTGTCAAGTTCATTGATGCTTCCAACAAG AATGTCATTGCGGAGCATGAGATCCGGAACATTTCCTGTGCAGCCCAGGACCCGGAGGACCTCTGTACCTTTGCCTACATCACCAAGGACCTGCAGACTAGCCATCACTATTGCCATGTTTTCAGCACAGTGGATGTG AACCTGACCTATGAGATCATCCTGACGCTGGGACAGGCATTTGAGGTGGCCTATCAGCTGGCCCTGCAGGCCCAGAAGTCAAGGCCAGTGGGGGCCTCTGCTGCTGAGATGATCGAAACAAAATCTTCTAAACCGGTGCCTAAGCCTCGGGTCGGTGTGAGGAAGTCAGCG GTGCCGCTGCCCCCCGATAGTCGCTGTTGTTACTGTCACACCTGCACCACCCACCGTCCTTCCTACCTACCGCTGCCGTCTGTTAGTCCTGGAGTCAAG CTGGAACCACCTGATATGGAGCCAGATGCCCAGTCCCATGCCAGTGTCTCCTGGGTTGTGGACCCCAAGCCAGACTCTAAGCGGAGCCTCAGCACCAAGTATGAGACCACTATCTTCTAA